Within Topomyia yanbarensis strain Yona2022 chromosome 2, ASM3024719v1, whole genome shotgun sequence, the genomic segment TTCGAATAATAGTGAATCGTGTGGATAGGTAACTTACACTAAAAGATTTAGTTTCAAAGGCTTTTGACtatttatatttcatttatGAGCAGGTCGTAAAACTGTCAGTTACAGAAACCTTGCAAAGTCAAAGAATATGTACACTTTAAGGTAAAAGTTCCGAATAGCGGCTTTTTTCGAAACGTAGGTTATTTTggtttggaaatggttctaaaCGGCCTATTTTATAACAATCAATAAAAAGATGGGGGAAGTTTTAATATAgtttaaactgaaaaaataaattgtgccTGTTAACCTTACTAACAGCGGTATAGAGTATGAGAAAGTGACGTGTATGGCGAAGGTAGTGtaatgcggcttggccgcatagtCGAGTCCAAGGAGTCGAAACGGCGGAAAGCTGCTCATAATCCGCGAGACTAGGTGGTTTTGGCCTCGCTTTggggccgttcatataccacgtggacaaaaaaaccTTCGTTGTTGACCCCCTCCTCCCATTCTgtggacaagcgtggacaattcctgcacgatgtccacgtggacttttgataaaaattCGGGTAGTTGTATGAAAATgggttttataaaattttccaATGTGTTAGACTTCTATGATGCTGAAGGACCTAATGAAAATTGTTCACACTTCAACCATAGCATGTCATACACTTCTTTAGATTGTTGCGAAATTTCCATGGAAATATATTATTTCTTAATGACATTATGATCTTTCATATCTACGTTTTATAGATTCATCATAATTACACAAAATGTAAGTAACCTTGTAATAGGTTTGCCAGCGATGTGAAAGGACCGCGAAGGCAGCACCGACTAGCATGGATCAAATCACAAACCAAGAATATCCTCAAATACTGTTATGTGTTTAAACTAAGAAATATTTTGCATCATGACATTTGTTCACGGCTGACTACCCTAAATATCTCCTATTCTGCACTAATCACTGGCCCTCATTCTTGGCTATCCTTAACTGGCTTTGTCTCTTATTTCTACTCACGGATCCGCATCACGCGTGCCTTAGCATGCCATTCCGGGTTTCCTCCTACCCGTGCTCTTCATCACCACCATGCGTCACACCACAGCCTTGGCTTCGACTTCTTGTGACGTCAACTTGTTACCGGTGCACAGTTGCTTTCTTGACTGTCGTCCTCGATTCCGTGGTGTCCGACTAATTCGTCAATGAATCGTCCTCCTGATCAGGCAAATCTGAGAAAACGGCCCTGAAGGCAAGACCAGTTAGCCTCTGTCCGACGATGCACTTACCCTTTTCGGGGCTGTTTTCCGAGATGGGCGATCGTACCGACCCGTTATTGATCTTCAAAGATGTCTTCCTCGTAAGCATGTGCTGGGTGCCGTTTGAATCTTTCTAGGTCCCTCGGCTTGGCATTTTGGCTGAATAAGACTCCCGTGGCGAACCAAGAGAATGTGTTGCTTGATTGCAGCTTGCGCTAATGGATCCAATCAAGCTAAAATGATCACGTGCGTTTGATGTGTCACTTGCTAATTGTCATAAAATTGGCATTATTATTTCCAGTTTCAGCAAAGAATTTTCACATATTTACACGATCTACTATCCGTATTTAGAATGAACCATGGCAAGTTTCCAATATGGCTTTCGTAGCTGAGAGGTTCTTGGGCCAAAACTCACCACGTGCGTTGGTCGGCGATTTCTGATTTGTGTGAAAATTTGGGACCATTAAACGAAATTCTaataatttttgtatatttaccCGGTTTACGGACTTGAGAAATCGTACGACGATTTTCGATCTGATTCGCAGCCTTTTAGTTACTTCTGCTTGGTGAATTCCGCACTCGGTTCCACACGACGCTTTTTCCGAAATCTCACGATGGCGACTTTGCTTACTGGCCTTGTTCGCGTTTTGGTTGTCCTTGTGAAAAAGACTTTACTCATGCGATTTCCGCCAAAAGTGATGTAGACTTCGTGCAGAGAGATATGCGGGTGCAAGTTGACGTCAAGATAGTGCTGCCGTAGTGCTGCGTAGTGCTAGAATGTCTGAGTTTTCTATCAACTAACTATAATGTCTTTGTTTTGACTATTATAATATGTTCATGAACATTGATTCTCATGACAAACGTTACATAACATTGCCGTTGTGGAGCACTTCCAATTAGAAGTCTGTCCGAGACAGGACTTGATCGAGAAAGAAGGTCCTGGTGGTTACCTCCTTCGGCTCTGCTAAACTATACTTTAACATAACTGAATAATACAAGCTTGCTGCTTGTTAAATATTTCCATGGCCTTATTGACTACATAACTAAAATCCTGAAAACACCAGCATAATATTCTGGTAAAAGTTGTTTCGATCTTTTACCATCTTTAATTGGATATGTGTCTCTGACCCATCTCTAGTAGTCCCAGCTTCTCAAAACCTGTCCTTTCACTGCGGCAAAACATTCAAACAGATCTTAACCTATTGCTTAAATAATAGGATGATCCAACAAAACAACGAGAAGCTGAAATATGATAGTCTTTTTTTGGTTTGTGTTTCCGGTGTGCTGGGTAGGAAGAACGCATTTACTCGTCCGAATCGCCATGAGTCCATGCTAGGGTTTTACCGCGCCCAGAATCGAGTTGCTTTTGTACGAGTTTTCATGGCGATCCCCACTCTAGACACGACCGACCCGAATCCGAACTCGCATGATCTTGCGGGTTTCTTGAGGATACCCATTCTGGCCTAATATTATACTCTCATTgaacgtgttttttttttggttgaggTGATGATTGATTCTATTCATGACTTCTTAACGTCTATGTCCGGTTTCGACTTCTTCCTTCTGCTTTTTACTTTGAGGGGTACGATTCCACCCGAATCGAGGACACTCGCGCTTGCGCCTGCTAATCGGTTTCTCACGCTCCGAAAGCGGTAAGCACGTTCGCGCCTTGACTAATAAGGTCTGCAACTTGATTCGACGAATTTCTTTGGAGCTGCTGGCCTCCGAGACTAGCATTCGTTGTGTGTAGGAGCCCAGAGGGGTCCGCCCTCTGCAACGGTGCAAGGTTTTCCCGAGGCTCCCTCCGCAAGTTTAATCCCTGCTCTCGACTTTCTGCTTTCCTCGCTTTCCTCCCGTGAACGACGATCAGTTTCTCATGTGCCGAAAACGGCGAGCTTGTGTAGGCCCTGCTTTGCCTCTTCCTCCGTCTCCTGTGTGGCTGGACTAACCGCTAGTTGTCAAGGTGGGGAGGTAGTTTATTAAGTTGTGGCTCACCTCATCTCAACATTGGCACGATTTCTCCCGATCGTCAAACGGTGTTTTGTGAGTTTGGGCTCTTGGTTAGCGGGTCTGACCCTGCTGACATGGCTAGATAACTGCATCAGTTTTCCTCGTCCCGGGGATTTGATTTCTCTAGTCTCGGGAATTGTAACGTTTACATGTGGTGAGAGCAGTTGGCAGATTGTTAGTAGGCTTTTGGTGCTTTGCTGCGTTATGATAGAAATCCTCGTGCGGTGCTTGTCAATTTGATTTCACTTCACCATGGTCTGTTTCAGTGCCGCTGTTGTCCCGATTTGCTTTACTTCACTGCTTCTCGATGCGATTCTAACGGGAACGCAGCTGCAGTTTTGGGCATCCCGAAGTACGAAGTAGTGTTTCGATTTGGAAGTCACTTCTCGTCCTCCGCTTCCATAATGCCAGCGAGTTGTCCTAGGCATTTCTGGATTGCTACTCGAGTCTACTTACGCGGGCTGTTGTGCCAAGGTGGGGAGGTAGTTTATAAAGTTATTGCTCGCCATACCTTGACCGAGCACGATTTATCCCGATCGGCAAACGGTGTTTCTGGATCATAAAACTCATTGTTGACAGGCTGACATGTGGACATAGCTGTGTTTATTTTCTCTAATCGGATTTGATGTCTTCCGCATGGTATGCTTTCCCGTAGTAATATCCTCGAGTAGATACAAATTTACTTCCAGTATATCCTTTACCAATGCTGGAACAAACTTCGGATCAAGCTTCTGATTTACATTGTCTACTTTCGACGATTGCCCAACCGATTTACGCCATACTAGATGTCCGATCTTGAAGGATACAGCCATTTTCCGTAGATTATAACGCAGCTTCGCCTTCTCGTGATTATTCTGGATGCGTTTCACGATTAATTGTTGTATTCGTTGGATTTTGGATAAGCGCATGTCCAGAGCTACCTTCGGATCGTATGAAGCGTCGAGTTTCTGCTGAGCGTACAAATCCGTGTGCAgtatccctgtcaaaaaaatgcggacgaacatggtcaggcgatttaaaaagtttgtcgtttgactcaactcgcctgtgctaattgcccctaggaacaaatgcaatttgcgaatgcgatttaaaggcaatttcaatacttagacaaatgttctggcggctgaaatggacttggttgttttttgcgtttttcaaacatggcggttcatgtttggcttaagtttaaaattgttttttttaaacaattggcgtgttcccgcttgtattttgtttgtttagtgcacttaatttggccaacgaatgtgggaaattgagtaatcgtgtgtaagtatagtggaacaagatctctgacctaaagtctaaatgaaagtcagattgtggtaagttttggtgtgcaatacgaatttcaccatcgattcttcctttagtctggtggtgattacctagtgtactgataaatttatgtgagtagatagtgaatccgaaaataattataatctttaattttcatatcaggcagttaagggcgattaaatggcgcgttccctgggcgatttgggggcgatttaagggcgggtagagcggcaaaaaaatgacggcagcaaatcgcccaaatgttgcatttaaaatagccccctaattgccagcaaattgctggcaaattgtagggcaattagcgcgtccgagttggcaaatagccccccgttaacCAGCAACTTGCCCCTTTTGCCTGGGATGAGATCTCGTCCGAAATTTGCGCAGTGTGGACTGACACCGGTCACGTCGTGCTTAGCGCTGTTGATGGCTGCAGGGATCGCTGGAAGTTGCTCGTCCCATTCACGATGATCTCCCTCCAGCAGAGTTCGAATACACGTCACGAGAACTCGATTGACCCGTTCAGCGTTGTTCACCATTGGACAATAGAATTACGTCTTCATGTGCGTAATTCTGTGCCGCGCTAGCAGCGATGTGAATACCATTGATTCGATCTGCTTTCCGTTATCCGACAGCACTATCCGTGGCCGTGAAAACTTCAAGAAGACTTCCCGCTCCAAGAACTGTGTCATCTTCACTGAGTCTGCACTACGCATTGGATGTACGATTACGTAATTCGTTACCCA encodes:
- the LOC131680065 gene encoding uncharacterized protein LOC131680065, with the protein product MVNNAERVNRVLVTCIRTLLEGDHREWDEQLPAIPAAINSAKHDVTGVSPHCANFGRDLIPGKRGILHTDLYAQQKLDASYDPKVALDMRLSKIQRIQQLIVKRIQNNHEKAKLRYNLRKMAVSFKIGHLVWRKSVGQSSKVDNVNQKLDPKFVPALVKDILEVNLYLLEDITTGKHTMRKTSNPIRENKHSYVHMSACQQ